The following are from one region of the Lepeophtheirus salmonis chromosome 8, UVic_Lsal_1.4, whole genome shotgun sequence genome:
- the Wee1 gene encoding wee1-like protein kinase 2 — MMMGLTTSVTRRRRKSFIVPKRQHEEDDEIVSPRRTRSGKVYDQVSSSCTKKSIISAPKPVFGVVMDVVEDYVEEEEDAPSRLNPMIGCSNRNNFSTPKPSPKKRLDYEMEEEEDDSMREDDLLRRMAEGSSSRNSVLIFPPSDEEDNGSASRKLPPKLNYSRKSMPRVRPFDEEEPSSPPTQGVMSLNLFDSPAPSSTPATSLTSLTRRLHSASGLKPNVLFIHRKARTEPRKSVLYDSKVNRANLNPFTPEALFISHQKRNRLRVNYKSSHGGSFSELQKSLDQISDLSDDNDSSLSEFQPPHAKRIRVSDIHISRYNKEFVELQSLASGEYGCVKVARHRLDGMVYAIKVTKKVIQPCSHEEHVAMNEVFAHAAMMKHKHVIRYFNSWVENCQVYIQTEYCEGGSLQSQINSYRKRNRRFPESELRTVLTQIAKGLHYIHSKDLVHMDIKPENIFIAIEHPSSPSTSPGGSIVADAPARNSGNESTDSGNHSGNDAVNTLRGNLKGTERLTYKIGDLGNIAQIHGDFIPEEGDCRYMAPELFAIHVDRSKLSKADVFSLGLSIYATASLEDIPKNSMDDPVMYDRIKRGDLHYLDNYSKEFNQVLRSMVSPDPAARPSPSKLMTIFLNNSNYAVKSRSQLCKELKDSEARIRQLEELLNHRQAAVSNSFSIMDNSISSSISSSSNNQSSCTTTHISLKVTSTPNNMLSKTSSRAVGKGTIKSSSCIL; from the exons ATGATGATGGGACTTACAACCAGTGTGACTCGTCGACGACGTAAGAGTTTTATAGTGCCTAAACGTCAACATGAAGAGGACGATGAGATTGTGAGTCCACGGAGGACCCGCTCTGGTAAGGTGTATGATCAAGTGTCATCCTCCTGTACTAAGAAGAGTATCATTAGTGCTCCTAAGCCAGTATTTGGTGTTGTCATGGACGTCGTGGAAGACTATGTGGAAGAAGAGGAAGATGCTCCAAGTCGACTTAATCCCATGATAGGATGTAGTAATAGAAACAATTTCTCCACTCCCAAACCCTCTCCCAAGAAGAGGCTGGACTACGAGATggaagaagaagaggatgaTAGTATGCGTGAGGACGATCTATTAAGGCGCATGGCTGAAGGATCCTCCTCCCGTAATTCCGTACTTATTTTCCCGCCCTCGGATGAGGAAGACAATGGCAGCGCCTCCCGTAAGCTCCCTCCCAAGCTGAATTACTCTCGCAAGTCCATGCCCCGTGTCCGTCCCTTTGACGAAGAAGAACCCTCTTCGCCGCCCACGCAGGGTGTCATGTCTCTTAATCTTTTTGATTCTCCGGCTCCATCTTCCACTCCTGCCACATCTCTCACTTCTCTGACTCGACGATTACACTCTGCAAGTGGTTTAAAGCCCAACGTACTCTTCATTCATCGAAAAGCACGAACGGAGCCGCGAAAGTCTGTTTTATACGACTCCAAAGTCAACAGAGCTAATCTAAATCCTTTTACTCCAGAGGCACTCTTCATCTCGCATCAAAAGCGTAATAGATTAAG AGTAAATTACAAGTCGTCCCATGGAGGAAGTTTCTCTGAACTACAAAAGTCTTTAGATCAAATAAGCGATTTGTCAGATGATAATGATTCATCTCTCTCTGAATTCCAACCTCCTCATGCTAAAAGAATCAGAGTTTCTGATATTCACATCTCTAGATATAATAAAGAATTCGTAGAATTACAGTCTTTGGCATCAGGAGAGTATGGATGTGTCAAAGTCGCTCGCCATCGTCTTGATGGAATGGTATATGCAATTAAG gTAACCAAGAAAGTGATTCAACCCTGTAGTCATGAAGAACATGTCGCCATGAATGAAGTGTTTGCCCATGCTGCCATGATGAAGCATAAACACGTCATTCGATACTTTAATTCCTGGGTCGAAAACTGTCAAGTCTATATTCAAACTGAATACTGTGAAGGAGGCTCACTTCAATCCCAAATCAATTCCTACAGAAAGAGAAATCGGAGATTCCCTGAAAGTGAACTCAGAACTGTTTTGACTCAAATTGCTAAGGGATTACA ttATATTCATTCCAAAGACTTGGTACATATGGATATTAAGcctgaaaatatattcatcgcCATCGAACATCCATCCTCACCTAGTACATCTCCTGGAGGTTCCATTGTAGCTGATGCGCCTGCTCGTAACAGTGGTAACGAATCCACTGACTCTGGTAACCACAGTGGAAACGATGCAGTCAATACCCTTCGTGGCAACCTTAAAGGCACTGAACGCCTTACTTATAAGATCGGTGACCTTGGCAACATTGCTCAAATCCACGGAGATTTCATTCCTGAGGAAGGAGATTGTCGCTACATGGCTCCTGAATTATTTGCAATCCACGTTGACagatcaaaattgtcaaaagctGACGTTTTCTCTCTTGGACTCTCAATTTATGCAACAGCCTCTTTAGAGGACATTCCTAAAAACTCTATGGACGATCCAGTCATGTATGATCGGATTAAAAGAGGAGATCTTCACTATCTCGATAATTATTCCAAAGAATTCAATCAAGTCCTAAGG AGCATGGTTTCGCCTGATCCAGCAGCTCGGCCCTCACCGAGTAAGCTCATGACCATTTTCCTTAACAACTCGAACTACGCCGTGAAATCCCGGTCGCAATTATGTAAAGAACTTAAGGATAGTGAGGCTCGCATTCGACAGTTGGAAGAGCTCCTGAATCATCGACAGGCAGCTGTCTCCAACAGTTTCTCCATTATGGATAACTCCATATCTTCATCGATTTCCTCCTCGTCAAATAACCAATCCAGCTGCACAACCACTCATATTAGCCTAAAAGTCACATCCACTCCTAACAACATGTTAAGCAAAACTTCGAGTCGTGCAGTTGGGAAAGGAACTATAAAGTCGTCGTCTTGTATCTTGTAG